A single window of Salvia splendens isolate huo1 chromosome 8, SspV2, whole genome shotgun sequence DNA harbors:
- the LOC121745831 gene encoding uncharacterized protein LOC121745831 produces the protein MPPRRAGRPRGRGHGRGRGQARNNLPIYEGEVQEEWNEVTPPPSPVPPPPPPQPQDRRVEEMFLRQNPPTFNGLGDPTVAETWIRALERIFDFLHCTDQERLSCVTFQLTGPADFWWEARKKTMAQMQLGEMTWEEFKTEIYEKYIPKSYRKKKETEFYHLKQGRMSVTDYDRMFCEMARYAPDQVDTDAKMAEKLCTGLRHEIRMTLASHGGLSYTEALGRALDIEAAMPGEKTTPAVNPTPPPAQSQAPRDKRRWEGPRAQPDPKKGGYGPSRPQYGGYQTTPRSFRGNMSKTSPCPRCNRLHGGICKAGADTCFNC, from the coding sequence aTGCCACCACGGAGAGCAGGCAGGCCGCGAGGCCGAGGACATGGAAGGGGCAGAGGACAAGCCCGAAACAACCTCCCAATCTATGAAGGGGAAGTGCAAGAGGAGTGGAATGAGGTAACACCACCTCCATCGCCAgttccaccaccgccaccaccccAACCGCAGGATCGTCGGGTCGAGGAAATGTTTCTGAGACAGAACCCACCAACTTTTAACGGGTTAGGAGACCCAACGGTGGCAGAAACATGGATCCGCGCTTTGGAACGCATATTCGACTTTTTACACTGCACAGACCAGGAGCGGCTGTCCTGTGTGACTTTTCAGCTGACTGGACCCGCAGACTTTTGGTGGGAGGCGAGGAAAAAGACTATGGCTCAAATGCAACTAGGAGAGATGACTTGGGAGGAATTTAAAACTGAGATCTATGAGAAGTATATTCCCAAGAGCTACAGGAAGAAAAAGGAGACTGAATTCTACCATCTAAAGCAAGGACGAATGTCAGTGACGGACTACGACCGGATGTTCTGTGAGATGGCTCGTTACGCCCCAGATCAGGTAGATACCGACGCCAAGATGGCTGAAAAGTTATGTACTGGACTTAGGCACGAGATACGCATGACGCTGGCTAGCCACGGAGGGCTGTCCTACACTGAGGCTCTGGGACGAGCACTGGACATCGAGGCAGCCATGCCAGGGGAAAAGACTACACCAGCTGTGAACCCTACTCCACCCCCGGCTCAGTCCCAAGCACCCAGGGACAAGAGGAGATGGGAAGGACCACGAGCTCAACCTGATCCTAAGAAGGGAGGGTATGGACCAAGCAGGCCACAATATGGTGGATACCAGACTACCCCTAGATCTTTCAGGGGGAACATGTCAAAAACCAGTCCGTGTCCTAGATGCAATAGGCTGCATGGCGGCATCTGCAAGGCAGGAGCTGATACTTGCTTCAACTGCTGA